From Aquabacter sp. L1I39, the proteins below share one genomic window:
- a CDS encoding ABC transporter ATP-binding protein, with the protein MRLHDVTLSYRGRTGDVTALSHTSLHVKKGEFAAVVGPSGCGKSTLMKLVTGLIRPTKGKVEVEGHEVTGPVKVAGMAFQHANMLPWRTVLDNVMLPLEIVEPHRSAYRRDKAAYKTRALDLLGVVGLREFADRYPWEMSGGMQQRASLCRSLIHEPALLMLDEPFAALDAFTREELWCVLRDLWQRLGFTVILVTHDLREAAFLADTIHVMSARPGHIVESRAVDFPRPRALDICYGSDFTTLVHDLRNKIAEVRQA; encoded by the coding sequence ATCCGCCTCCATGACGTAACCTTGTCCTATCGCGGCCGCACCGGCGATGTGACCGCGCTCTCCCACACCTCACTGCATGTGAAGAAAGGCGAGTTCGCCGCCGTGGTCGGCCCTTCCGGCTGCGGCAAGTCCACGTTGATGAAGCTGGTGACCGGCCTCATCCGCCCCACCAAGGGCAAGGTGGAGGTGGAGGGCCACGAGGTGACGGGCCCAGTGAAGGTGGCCGGCATGGCCTTCCAGCACGCCAACATGCTGCCCTGGCGCACCGTGCTGGACAATGTGATGCTGCCGCTGGAAATCGTCGAGCCCCACCGCAGCGCCTATCGCCGCGACAAGGCGGCCTACAAAACCCGCGCCCTGGACCTGCTCGGCGTGGTGGGCCTGCGCGAATTTGCCGATCGCTATCCCTGGGAAATGTCCGGCGGCATGCAGCAGCGCGCCTCGCTCTGCCGCTCCCTCATCCACGAGCCCGCGCTCCTGATGCTGGACGAGCCCTTCGCGGCCCTCGACGCCTTCACCCGCGAGGAATTGTGGTGCGTGCTCCGCGACCTCTGGCAGCGGCTCGGCTTCACCGTGATCCTGGTGACCCACGATCTGCGGGAGGCCGCCTTCCTGGCGGACACCATCCATGTGATGAGCGCCCGGCCCGGCCATATCGTGGAGAGCCGCGCGGTGGATTTCCCCCGCCCCCGCGCGCTCGACATCTGCTACGGGTCCGATTTCACCACCCTCGTCCATGACCTCCGCAACAAGATCGCCGAAGTGAGGCAGGCATGA
- a CDS encoding ABC transporter permease, which yields MKITSEDLTPVTFTVALFVIWEAACYLFKIDSFILPAPSAIFAAMVQYWWPLLKNSFVTLWTTAAGFLLAVAFGIALGLVVGWSRAIYRGLYPVMIGFNSIPKVAVVPILIMWFGIGEIPAILTAFLISFFPIVVNVATGLATTEPELEDVLRALGASKLDIMRKVGIPRTGPYLFGALKVAITLAFVGAVVSETIGANAGLGHLMVQAGSNFQMPLVFAGLMMLAIEGILMYAVFAVLEKRMVSWAFRSSMSAAA from the coding sequence ATGAAGATCACCAGCGAAGACCTCACGCCGGTCACCTTCACCGTCGCTTTGTTCGTGATCTGGGAGGCGGCCTGCTACCTGTTCAAGATCGACAGCTTCATCCTGCCGGCCCCCAGCGCCATCTTCGCCGCCATGGTGCAATATTGGTGGCCGCTGCTGAAGAACTCCTTCGTCACCTTGTGGACCACGGCCGCCGGCTTCCTGCTGGCGGTGGCCTTCGGCATCGCGCTGGGGCTGGTGGTGGGCTGGTCGCGGGCGATCTATCGCGGGCTTTATCCGGTGATGATCGGCTTCAACTCCATCCCCAAGGTGGCGGTTGTGCCCATTCTCATCATGTGGTTCGGCATCGGCGAGATCCCGGCCATCCTCACCGCCTTCCTGATCTCCTTCTTCCCCATCGTGGTGAACGTGGCCACCGGCCTTGCAACCACCGAGCCGGAGCTGGAGGACGTGCTCCGCGCGCTCGGCGCCAGCAAGCTCGACATCATGCGCAAGGTGGGCATCCCCCGCACCGGGCCCTATCTCTTCGGCGCGCTGAAGGTGGCCATCACGCTCGCCTTCGTGGGCGCGGTGGTGTCCGAGACCATCGGGGCCAATGCGGGGCTCGGCCACCTGATGGTCCAGGCCGGCTCCAACTTCCAGATGCCGCTGGTCTTCGCCGGGCTGATGATGCTCGCCATTGAGGGCATCCTCATGTACGCGGTCTTCGCGGTGCTGGAAAAGCGCATGGTCTCCTGGGCCTTCCGCTCCTCCATGAGCGCGGCGGCCTGA
- the ggt gene encoding gamma-glutamyltransferase has protein sequence MVATSHPLATLAAIEVLREGGSAADAALAAAAVLCIAEPQMTGIGGDAFFIHADAAGAVNAYNGSGRAPAAAKADHFAERGINALQPTDAHTVTVPGAVDAWMALHSGHGRLPLDRLLGPAITLAREGCIVHPRVAWDWAHFEARAKARPEAAALFLRDGRALKAGERFANPALAGTLAAIARNGRAAFYEGAVAESLAATLRAAGGLHTAEDFAAHHGEAVTPIRTRYRGIDVLECPPNGQGITALMLLNILTASGQDLAGLSELDRIHLFSEATKLAYWERNTWCADPAFAAAPVERLLSAAHARALADAISMETARTAPPHDRTAHTDTIYLCVVDRDLNCVSFINSLFNAFGSGIFDPATGVMLHNRGLGFTFAEGHPNRMDGGKRPLHTIIPGMALDGDGHPFMPFGVMGGHYQAAGHAHLLMQVLDLGRDPQAAADAPRSFAHDGVLQVEDTFGADLRAGLAARGHTITSADQAIGGAQAIRIDRGRGLLIGGSDPRKDGMALGW, from the coding sequence ATGGTCGCCACCTCCCATCCGCTGGCAACCCTTGCCGCCATCGAGGTGCTGCGGGAGGGGGGAAGCGCCGCCGATGCGGCGCTCGCCGCCGCAGCCGTGCTGTGCATCGCCGAACCGCAGATGACCGGCATTGGCGGCGATGCCTTCTTCATCCATGCGGACGCAGCGGGCGCGGTGAACGCCTATAATGGCTCGGGTCGCGCGCCGGCCGCCGCCAAGGCCGACCATTTCGCCGAGCGCGGCATCAACGCGCTTCAGCCCACCGATGCCCATACGGTGACCGTGCCCGGCGCGGTGGATGCCTGGATGGCGCTCCATTCCGGCCATGGCCGCCTGCCGCTGGATCGCCTGCTCGGCCCCGCCATCACGCTCGCCCGCGAGGGCTGCATCGTGCATCCCCGCGTTGCCTGGGACTGGGCCCATTTCGAGGCCCGCGCCAAGGCTCGGCCCGAGGCGGCGGCGCTGTTCCTGCGGGACGGGCGTGCCCTTAAGGCAGGCGAGCGCTTTGCCAATCCCGCCTTGGCCGGGACGCTGGCCGCCATCGCCCGCAATGGACGGGCGGCCTTCTATGAGGGCGCGGTCGCGGAGAGCCTCGCCGCCACGCTGCGCGCGGCCGGCGGGCTTCATACGGCAGAAGATTTCGCCGCCCATCACGGCGAAGCGGTCACGCCCATCCGCACCCGCTATCGCGGCATCGACGTGCTGGAATGCCCGCCCAACGGGCAGGGCATCACCGCCCTGATGCTGCTGAATATCCTCACCGCCAGCGGGCAGGATCTCGCCGGGCTTTCGGAGCTGGATCGCATCCACCTCTTCTCCGAGGCGACCAAGCTTGCCTATTGGGAGCGCAACACCTGGTGCGCGGATCCGGCCTTCGCGGCGGCGCCCGTGGAGCGCCTGCTCTCGGCCGCCCATGCGCGGGCCCTGGCGGATGCCATTTCCATGGAGACCGCCCGCACCGCGCCGCCGCATGACCGCACGGCGCACACGGATACCATCTATCTGTGCGTGGTGGACCGGGACCTCAACTGCGTGTCCTTCATCAATTCCCTGTTCAACGCCTTCGGCTCCGGCATCTTCGATCCGGCCACCGGCGTGATGCTGCACAATCGCGGCCTGGGATTCACCTTCGCCGAAGGGCATCCCAACCGCATGGATGGGGGCAAGAGGCCGCTGCACACCATCATTCCCGGCATGGCGCTGGACGGGGACGGCCATCCCTTCATGCCGTTCGGCGTCATGGGTGGGCATTACCAGGCGGCGGGGCACGCTCATCTTCTCATGCAGGTGCTGGATCTTGGCCGCGATCCCCAGGCCGCCGCCGATGCCCCTCGCAGCTTCGCCCATGACGGCGTGCTCCAGGTGGAGGACACGTTCGGCGCCGACCTGCGCGCCGGGCTTGCGGCGCGTGGCCATACGATCACGTCGGCCGACCAGGCCATTGGCGGTGCCCAGGCGATCCGCATCGACCGCGGGCGGGGCCTGCTGATCGGCGGGTCCGATCCGCGCAAGGATGGGATGGCGCTTGGCTGGTAG
- a CDS encoding MarR family winged helix-turn-helix transcriptional regulator, whose amino-acid sequence MPEADARTSLPLTASRPALLVGGSDREFRELVHDMLAFSSAIQEVRNRLGQQIGLSGTQYTLLISIARLSESNGELGVNQLAEHLHLSGAFVTIEVNKLVAADLVTKTVNPDDRRRVVLAITDEARKRLRGLSHIQCPANDALFEPLEAQDFRALRDVMRRLADTGPRTLAVIDALTADTPKRKRKTSASAV is encoded by the coding sequence ATGCCGGAGGCAGATGCCCGCACCTCCCTGCCGCTCACCGCGTCCCGCCCGGCGCTCCTGGTGGGCGGATCGGATCGCGAATTCCGCGAACTGGTGCACGACATGCTCGCCTTTTCGTCGGCCATTCAGGAAGTGCGCAATCGGCTCGGCCAGCAGATCGGCCTGTCCGGCACGCAATACACGCTGCTCATTTCCATCGCCCGCCTCAGCGAGAGCAACGGGGAACTGGGCGTCAACCAACTGGCCGAGCATCTGCATTTGTCCGGCGCCTTCGTGACCATCGAAGTCAACAAGCTGGTGGCGGCGGACCTCGTCACCAAGACCGTCAATCCCGACGACCGCCGCCGCGTGGTACTGGCCATCACCGATGAGGCACGCAAGCGCCTGCGGGGGCTGAGCCATATTCAATGCCCCGCCAATGACGCCCTGTTCGAGCCGCTGGAGGCGCAGGACTTCCGCGCCCTTCGGGACGTGATGCGACGCCTCGCCGACACCGGGCCGCGCACGCTGGCGGTCATAGATGCGTTGACCGCCGATACCCCCAAGCGCAAGCGCAAGACGAGTGCCTCCGCCGTCTGA
- a CDS encoding flavin reductase family protein, with the protein MSHASSHAAPGPAPAGPAPTNAFDPRAFRQALGHFATGVAIVTARTAQGESVGMTMSSFNSVSLDPPLVLFSVAKTAYSLAAMQQARGFGINILGQGQQDLSNRFARALDDKWQDVDHTPGAHDAPLISGAIAHFECEPFARHDGGDHEIFLARVLRFSAPGLGDPLIFFRGRYHALASGQTPDC; encoded by the coding sequence ATGTCGCACGCCTCTTCGCACGCAGCACCAGGCCCCGCCCCGGCTGGGCCCGCCCCCACCAACGCGTTCGACCCGCGCGCCTTCCGGCAGGCGCTGGGTCACTTCGCTACCGGGGTCGCCATCGTCACCGCCCGCACCGCGCAAGGCGAGAGCGTGGGCATGACCATGAGTTCCTTCAACTCCGTCTCGCTCGACCCGCCCCTCGTCCTCTTTTCCGTGGCCAAGACCGCCTATTCGCTCGCCGCCATGCAGCAGGCCCGCGGCTTCGGCATCAACATTCTGGGCCAGGGCCAGCAGGATCTGTCCAACCGCTTCGCCCGCGCGCTGGACGACAAGTGGCAGGACGTGGACCACACGCCCGGCGCCCATGACGCGCCCCTCATCTCCGGCGCCATCGCCCATTTCGAGTGCGAGCCCTTCGCCCGGCACGATGGCGGCGACCACGAAATCTTCCTGGCCCGCGTGCTGCGCTTTTCCGCGCCGGGCCTTGGCGATCCGCTGATCTTCTTCCGCGGCCGCTATCACGCCCTCGCCTCCGGCCAGACGCCGGACTGCTGA
- a CDS encoding 4-hydroxyphenylacetate 3-hydroxylase family protein, which produces MIKTGAQHIASLKDGREIFLDGQLVDDSTTHPAFAGAIASVGKMFDFHSAPENRELMTFETDTGTRANRIWQLPTSYEEMKTRRMALEAWTELHAGFLGRAPDHVASCISGMYMGLDKFEAYDPARAKALADYYRYARDNDLYLTYVIINPQADRSKSAAEQQDPYLSAAIVDRDAEGITVRGAKMLATGGIMANEVFVTCIQPLPPGDEKYALSFAIPMNAKGLKILSRKSYEAGAPSVFDNPLSSRFDENDAVLYFDDVKVPWDRIFIVDSREMTGAQFHATPAHVYQNYQAQIRLSVKMRFLLGLARRITEVNGTTNFPQVRETLGQLAAEAGMVDAFVAAMEAKGTHYGPYFVPDRHTLYAAQTLAQQVYGKVITTLRELAGGGMIMLPSSVHDFENPELARLIGKTQQSPAASAEEKVKFYKLAWDAVGSEFASRHTQYEMFYAGASFVVKGHSFRTYDWARADGLLNRMLSGYELSDEVKVPVARAAE; this is translated from the coding sequence ATGATCAAGACCGGCGCCCAGCACATCGCCTCCCTGAAAGACGGCCGCGAGATTTTCCTCGACGGCCAGCTGGTGGACGATTCCACCACCCACCCCGCCTTTGCCGGTGCCATCGCCTCCGTCGGCAAGATGTTCGATTTCCACAGCGCGCCGGAAAACCGCGAGCTGATGACGTTCGAGACCGACACCGGCACCCGCGCCAACCGCATCTGGCAGTTGCCCACCTCCTACGAGGAGATGAAGACCCGCCGCATGGCGCTGGAGGCCTGGACGGAGCTTCATGCCGGCTTCCTCGGCCGCGCCCCCGACCATGTGGCCTCGTGCATTTCCGGCATGTATATGGGCCTCGACAAGTTCGAGGCCTACGACCCGGCCCGCGCCAAGGCACTGGCGGATTATTACCGCTACGCCCGCGACAACGACCTTTATCTCACCTACGTCATCATCAACCCGCAGGCGGACCGTTCCAAGAGCGCGGCCGAGCAGCAGGACCCCTATCTGTCCGCCGCCATCGTGGACCGCGACGCGGAAGGCATCACGGTGCGCGGGGCCAAGATGCTGGCCACCGGCGGCATCATGGCCAATGAGGTGTTCGTCACCTGCATTCAGCCCTTGCCCCCCGGCGACGAGAAATATGCCCTGTCCTTCGCCATTCCCATGAATGCCAAGGGCCTGAAGATCCTGTCTCGCAAGTCCTACGAGGCCGGCGCGCCGTCGGTGTTCGACAATCCGCTGTCCTCCCGCTTCGACGAGAATGACGCGGTGCTCTATTTCGACGACGTGAAGGTGCCCTGGGACCGCATCTTCATCGTGGACAGCCGCGAGATGACGGGCGCCCAGTTCCACGCGACGCCCGCCCATGTCTACCAGAACTACCAGGCGCAGATCCGCCTCTCGGTGAAGATGCGCTTCCTGCTGGGCCTTGCCCGCCGCATCACGGAAGTGAACGGCACCACCAATTTCCCGCAGGTGCGCGAGACGCTGGGACAGCTGGCCGCCGAAGCCGGCATGGTGGACGCCTTCGTCGCCGCCATGGAGGCCAAGGGCACCCATTACGGCCCCTATTTCGTGCCCGACCGCCACACGCTTTATGCCGCGCAGACGCTCGCCCAGCAGGTCTATGGCAAGGTCATCACCACGCTCCGGGAACTGGCTGGCGGCGGCATGATCATGCTGCCCTCCTCCGTGCACGACTTTGAGAATCCCGAGCTGGCGCGCCTCATCGGCAAGACCCAGCAGTCGCCCGCCGCCTCGGCGGAGGAGAAGGTGAAGTTCTACAAGCTCGCCTGGGATGCGGTCGGCTCGGAATTTGCCTCCCGCCACACCCAGTACGAGATGTTCTATGCAGGCGCGAGCTTCGTGGTGAAGGGCCACTCCTTCCGCACCTATGACTGGGCCCGCGCCGACGGCCTGCTCAACCGCATGCTCTCGGGCTACGAGCTCTCCGACGAGGTCAAGGTCCCGGTCGCCCGCGCCGCCGAATAA
- a CDS encoding cupin domain-containing protein produces MAINKVHDEFYTLDLTTGWEVPPGYPSGIQQKILSGALDEKNKSGSRTRLLRFDPGVYTTKPFVHDYWEEVFLVTGDLTVGNDDKGEGGQSFAPFTYAVRPPGAFHGPFKSDKGCMLLEIHYFDPA; encoded by the coding sequence ATGGCCATCAACAAAGTGCATGACGAATTCTATACCCTCGACCTGACCACCGGATGGGAAGTGCCCCCCGGCTATCCGTCGGGCATTCAGCAGAAGATCCTGTCCGGCGCGCTGGACGAGAAAAACAAGAGTGGCTCGCGCACGCGCCTGTTGCGCTTCGATCCCGGCGTCTACACCACCAAGCCCTTTGTGCATGACTATTGGGAAGAGGTGTTCCTGGTCACTGGCGACCTCACCGTGGGCAATGACGACAAAGGCGAGGGCGGCCAGTCCTTCGCGCCCTTCACCTATGCGGTGCGCCCGCCGGGGGCCTTCCACGGCCCGTTCAAGTCCGATAAGGGCTGCATGCTGCTCGAGATTCACTATTTCGATCCGGCCTGA
- a CDS encoding amidase encodes MPTSPQPTLASLAEDLASGRTRSVDLVEACLARIEDADGEGARAFSLVDRAGALKAAEGFDALRAAGAAPSPFAGIPIGIKDLFDVAGQVTTAGSKVLADAPPAPRDAPSVARLRKAGFVFIGRNTMTEFAYSGLGLNPHYGSPRAPYDRATGRISGGSTSGGAVAVADGMAHAALGTDTGGSARIPAAFCGIVGFKPTARRVPLDGAFPLSSSLDSIGPMARSVACCAALDAILAGEEPTLLTARPLAGLRLLIPATVALDELDSTVASAFEATIARLSQAGARVTSAPFPEFGEVAGINAKGGFTAAESYAVHRALLAEKAEGYDPRVSVRIKRGADQSAADYLDILAARRALIKRATARLAPYDALVLPTTPVIPPRVADLEGDDAAYGKANLLILRNPTLINMIDGCAISLPVAGEGGAPTGLMLAGPAESDARIFAIAAGIEAVLKG; translated from the coding sequence ATGCCCACCTCTCCCCAGCCGACCCTCGCCTCCCTCGCCGAAGACCTCGCCTCCGGACGCACGCGCTCCGTCGATCTGGTCGAAGCCTGCCTCGCCCGCATCGAAGACGCCGATGGCGAAGGCGCCCGCGCTTTCTCGCTGGTGGATCGCGCCGGCGCGCTGAAGGCGGCCGAGGGGTTCGACGCGCTGCGGGCGGCAGGGGCCGCGCCCTCCCCGTTCGCCGGCATCCCCATCGGCATCAAGGACCTGTTCGACGTGGCCGGCCAGGTGACCACCGCCGGCTCCAAGGTGCTGGCCGATGCCCCGCCCGCCCCGCGCGATGCCCCCTCCGTGGCGCGGCTGCGCAAGGCCGGGTTCGTCTTCATCGGCCGCAACACCATGACCGAGTTCGCCTATTCCGGGCTCGGCCTCAATCCGCATTACGGCTCCCCCCGCGCGCCTTATGACCGGGCCACCGGCCGCATTTCCGGCGGCTCCACCTCGGGCGGCGCGGTGGCGGTGGCCGATGGCATGGCCCATGCCGCGCTCGGCACAGATACCGGCGGCTCGGCCCGCATCCCCGCCGCCTTCTGCGGCATTGTCGGCTTCAAGCCCACCGCGCGCCGGGTGCCTCTGGATGGCGCCTTCCCGCTCTCCTCTTCGCTGGATTCCATCGGCCCCATGGCGCGCTCGGTGGCCTGCTGCGCCGCGCTGGACGCCATCCTGGCGGGCGAGGAACCGACGCTGCTCACCGCCCGCCCGCTCGCCGGCCTGCGGCTGCTGATCCCCGCCACGGTGGCGCTGGACGAACTGGACAGCACGGTCGCCTCCGCCTTCGAGGCGACCATCGCCCGGCTCTCCCAGGCGGGCGCCCGCGTCACCTCCGCCCCGTTCCCGGAATTTGGCGAGGTGGCCGGCATCAATGCCAAGGGCGGCTTCACGGCGGCGGAGAGCTATGCCGTCCACCGTGCCCTGCTGGCGGAGAAGGCCGAGGGCTATGACCCGCGCGTGTCCGTGCGCATCAAGCGCGGCGCCGACCAGTCGGCGGCAGATTATCTCGACATCCTCGCCGCCCGCCGCGCCCTCATCAAGCGCGCCACCGCGCGCCTTGCGCCCTATGACGCGCTGGTGCTGCCCACCACACCCGTCATCCCGCCCCGCGTGGCGGACCTGGAAGGGGACGATGCGGCCTATGGCAAGGCGAACCTGCTGATCCTGCGCAACCCCACCCTCATCAACATGATCGACGGCTGCGCCATTTCCCTGCCCGTGGCGGGCGAAGGGGGCGCGCCGACGGGGCTGATGCTGGCGGGCCCGGCGGAGAGCGATGCGCGCATCTTCGCCATCGCGGCGGGGATCGAGGCGGTGCTGAAGGGCTGA
- a CDS encoding GntR family transcriptional regulator has translation MPPDQDGLAPAAEPAAPRSLREEAYELIKQRIIMCAWRPGEALSEAVVSSALGLGRTPVRQAFDRLMRDGLVEVLPRKGIIVRPISQDEVRDMVEVRLLNEGFCARLAAERAEPQTLAALAANVARGVEAAAERDVPTLMALDREFHGTISAAAGNPVLGEILRNLHERAQRVWFVSLRDREHHRRVVDEHGAIVAALHSRDADAAEQAVRAHIQSFADNLKRQL, from the coding sequence ATGCCGCCGGATCAGGACGGGCTGGCCCCTGCCGCCGAGCCGGCCGCGCCCCGTTCGCTGCGCGAGGAGGCCTATGAGCTGATCAAGCAGCGCATCATCATGTGCGCCTGGCGGCCGGGGGAGGCCCTGAGCGAGGCGGTGGTGTCCTCCGCCTTGGGGCTGGGGCGCACCCCCGTGCGCCAGGCTTTCGACCGGCTGATGCGGGACGGCCTCGTGGAGGTGCTGCCCCGCAAGGGCATCATCGTGCGGCCCATCTCGCAGGACGAGGTGCGCGACATGGTGGAGGTGCGCCTCCTCAATGAAGGCTTCTGCGCCCGCCTCGCCGCTGAGCGGGCGGAGCCGCAGACGCTGGCGGCCCTCGCCGCCAATGTGGCGCGCGGTGTCGAGGCCGCCGCCGAGCGCGACGTGCCCACCCTGATGGCGCTCGACCGCGAGTTTCACGGCACCATTTCGGCTGCCGCCGGCAATCCGGTGCTGGGCGAGATCCTGCGCAATCTGCATGAGCGGGCGCAGCGGGTCTGGTTCGTCTCGCTGCGCGACCGGGAGCATCACCGCCGCGTGGTGGACGAGCACGGCGCCATCGTCGCCGCCCTCCATTCGCGCGATGCGGACGCGGCCGAGCAGGCCGTGCGCGCCCACATCCAGTCCTTCGCCGACAATCTGAAGCGCCAGCTCTAA